The DNA region TGAATCGCATCGGTCCAGCTTCAAGAACTTGGATTACCAAAGACGCCCATTTGTCCCCGATGCGTTGAAAAACCAGCCGAGACGGGCAATTTGGGTCCAAAATATTTGGTTCAAGCAACATAACTCTGCCTATCAGTATCTTTCAGGTAACTAGGTTTCTTTGAAGCTATCAGTATCCAACAGATACTTTTAGATTACCCGAAAAGCTACTCCAGGAGGAAATATGAAAATCGCCGTTATCGGAGCCACCGGCATGGTCGGTCGCGAAGTTGCTGCTGAAGCTCTCAAGCGTGGCCATCAAGTGACCGCTGTATCTCGAGCTGGAAGCCCGGTTGAGTCCTCAGCTGCCGCAACTGCGCAGGCCGCGACTTTGGGCGACGTCGTTGAGATGACCGCCCTTGCCCAAGCGCACGACGTCGTTATCTCAGCTACCGGTCCAAGCCGCACCGGCGGCGACCACCAAGAATGGTTGAACGCGAACCAGCGCACCTTCGACGCCATTGGAGATACCAGAATTTTAGTAGTCGGCGGAGCGGGTTCATTGCTGCTCCCGGACGGCAGTCGTCTAGTGGATTCGGCAGAGTTTCCAGAGGCCTATAAGGCTGAGGCACTCAGCGCGGCTCGTTTGCTGGAACTGCTGAGGAGCCAGGCCGAGCGTTTGGACTGGACCATGCTCAGCCCTTCGCCCGTCATAGCACCCGGCGAGCGCACCGGCAACTACACGACGGCAAAAGACACGCCGGCCGGCGACAAGATCTCCAGCCAAGACTTCGCCGTTGCCATGCTCGACGAAGTTGAAAAACCAGCACACCGTCGCGCGCGGTTTACCGCTGCGAACTGACCTATTCAGCTACACATTG from Renibacterium salmoninarum ATCC 33209 includes:
- a CDS encoding NAD(P)-dependent oxidoreductase codes for the protein MKIAVIGATGMVGREVAAEALKRGHQVTAVSRAGSPVESSAAATAQAATLGDVVEMTALAQAHDVVISATGPSRTGGDHQEWLNANQRTFDAIGDTRILVVGGAGSLLLPDGSRLVDSAEFPEAYKAEALSAARLLELLRSQAERLDWTMLSPSPVIAPGERTGNYTTAKDTPAGDKISSQDFAVAMLDEVEKPAHRRARFTAAN